In Lineus longissimus chromosome 5, tnLinLong1.2, whole genome shotgun sequence, the genomic stretch tttttcctccttgtccgtcattaaaggcattcaagtgtgttggtcaaccatgactatctcctttgtccctccaccataaggcctagtttccccttatgacatcactatttcggacactcagtgccccatttctggaaaggtgcaTAGCTCCAAGCATAAACATAATGAAGGGTAAAGATTGGGAATATATGCCTTCTGCCCTCAGAACCTTGACACACGAAGGGTTGGTTGTTTAGTGCCATGTGACATTGTGCTTGAAAAACTAGGCCACTGTCCTCGGCACTAGGCCAGTCCTCAGCTGTTGCCTCGAGGGTATAAATAATGGAAAATTATTCAGAAAATTGTTCAGTATGATGTACTTccttttatcatattttgtgaTTTATACATCACAAAATTGGttgtaaattttgaaattgatcatcATCTGAATTAGCACAGCTCATTTGGACTCGACATAAAATTAGCATTTGCTATTCTATTTTCTGCACAAGTCCGAGTGTTTTTTGCCACCACCTCTCAAAAAAGCATACCTCTAATCATCAAACTAGCCCATAAAATATTGTTCTGACATCACATGGCAAGCATACACAATGAAAATGTATTCgggtttttttcataatttttattgCGGTTTATTTGGGTACATTGTTAGTTCAAGATATTTATCCGGCACCTTTATTCCAGGTTTGTTGAGTTTAGAAATCTCCATTGTTTTCAGTATACCAATGATATGTTATTTGAACAAATACAAAACTGTTTTTCAATTCGCATACTATACTTATTGATATTGTGTTCATTGCATGGTTAAGTGGAAGTTCATTAAGTGTATTACTGATTTTCTGTAAGATGTTGGATAGTGGGTCCATTTGGTAAATGTTACCAATAATGAAGTAATAATATCTCTGATATCAATATATCTGCTATGTTGCTACACGCCATTATCCCTGGCAGTTAATCTTTTTACCATTGTTATGTTCTTGGATTCGCAACAGATAGGTAACAATATCAGTACTCGATATGATGCTATTTCACTGATGAGATATGGTACCCACAGTGCAGATCCCTAAAGGTATCTTGTGCTTCACTACGGAAATGCAAAGCCTAGAATAGAATTGCAGTACTATCTGATTGAAGGTATCTTCTGCTTCAATACGGAAGAGCAAAGCCTAAGAAAAGAATAGCAGTGCTATCTGATTGTTTGTTACAGAACTGAAGCAAAAAACGTACCAGGACGTTTTAGTATTGCACGAATGGAAGACGCTGACGTACAAGTACGTCTTTGGCAGGAAGTATTACCAAAGGGGAAATTTTAAGGTTCTGTGCACTTCCCTGCATTGTAGGTGGAAGCTGAGGAGATTATTTTGCATTGCAAAGATGCAACAATATATAAACGATGCAAGAACGGCTTATTTTGATCTTGAGCCTTACCTTCAACCTGCACAGAAACTGTTGCCTAAGGATGATGCTTTtctttcatgtaggcctaagtgAAGTGTGCCTGTCTTGAGACTTGGTGTGCAGCTGTCGGAATGGAAAATGCTCCATGCACCTGAGGAAAAAGCAACTCTGGGTCATGGTCGATTGTCTGCTTCCTTGGGAAAACAGTAAAGTAAAATCCTAAACCCCATCTAAAAAGGCTTTTGTTGGCGTTGCTCTTTCGGTTCTTTGCATGAGTTGGGAAGGCGGCATAGCAAAGGACGTCCAAATTTGGCCAAATCTAAATCTTGGACCAGccattaaatttgaaattgattgagaTTGCCCCTCTCACCACCCCTGTTGAGATCCAACCCCTGCCTGCTATCAAACAAGACAAACATTTTTTGCTGATTAGCACTCGGCTACCTGTTGCATCAGCTATATTCAGGTGTAATCATCATCAACAGTGTTCATGTCTTAGAAATGGCTTTGCAACTGATGGAATTAGCACCATTATACAGCGCTATTAACATCTTATTCCCCCTCAAAAAGGCAGCATGTAATTTATTTTTTCTCGAGAATGTAAGTCAAGTCTATTTGTGGAATTCCCTGTTGGCTGACTCAGCGCCTGCCCATTAACAAAACTGGTCAatgatgcagaaaaaaaatgtcGCTTGATAATTATTAATAGTCTGCTGGCATTTTCCTGAGGAATGTTGCGTATATATAGCAGCCAATGTAACCATTCAGTTGAGTGAAGTTGTTCAACATACTGAATGATAGGAAATTGCGTGTTTGAACTCCAAGCACTTCTCAACAACCGTCTGCGATATATGAAATATATCTTGTTGGAATGCATGTGGGATGAATTTGTTGTATGGTGTGGTTAAAGATGCCACTTTTCCTTTTCCACAGTGTCACATGCTTGTATAAAGTGGGGGGGTatctaaatttaaaaaaagaataaCACTGACCCCTCACACACAAAGAATTACACTgaccccccacacacacacacagactcCAGTTCAAATTGTTTTAGGTCCatgtctcatttgaaagatCAGGCAGTCTTGAGGCAGTTTTCTTTGTGAAAACCTGTCATTCTTATGATATGAACATCAAGGTGTCGTTTAATTAGATTTGTGTGCTAGAAGTCCACCAGGTTATATGGAGTTATGGAATTGCCTCTCTACGGTCTGCCAATATACATGTCAGCGGTATTAGTTAAGGCTGATTGATTGGGCTTGGCAGACCATGTTAACCCACTGACGTCAAGATCTTTGGAGAATGAGCGGTTTAGAATTTCAGGTGATTGTCCAATTAATCAGTTGTCCAAATGCTCATCATTTCTGATTCTTTGTCGTTCCAGAAATTGACACGGGGTAGTGACAACTGGTCGATGTCAGAGGTCATGCATGCCCTGGTGCTGCTCGCCCATTTCCACGCGCTATCAAGCTTCATCTATGGTTCGGGCATAAATGCAGAGATCGACCACGAAAACGGTCACACGTTCGATCCTGCCGACAAGGACGACATGATTGACGAGATCGAACCGCAGCAGGAGGCAAATCACGAGAATCAGTTAGAGTGTCACCAGAGTGGACATGGGAGTGTCTTTAATAGTAATTCGGCTTCTCCGAATTCGGTGAGTAGGAATGAATCAGTGCAGCTTTGAATTAGGGGCTGAGAGTAGTGTTGTCAGTTTAGGAAAACTGACTGTGCACGGGAAGCCTGTTGATCCTCAGTGTTCTGACATCATAAGATGACCAGCTTTTGATGGACAATTCAGTCTGTCGAAATCTAGTAAAGTGAAGTTTAATGCGGACATAACACTTCCAATAAACTATTTGAGGATCATTTTCAGATTTGGTGACAATGTTCAGATCCTGCAGCCTTTTCAAACGTCGAAACTTTTGTATTTCAGTTCCAAGATAACGGCGGGGGAATGATCGACACGATCCTGATGAGGATGAAGAAGTTGACGGAGGAGGAACCAGCCGAGACGACGCAGGAGGAAATGTTAAAGAGATTCGAGAAAGTCGAGCATCAAAGTGCTCAATGTAAGATATCACTCTCgaattttgaagttaaatgAGTTAGAACACTTGAGTTCGACATGGACCCACTTGGCTGGTGATATTACACTTCCTGACACGACCTCGAAGAAGGACATCTATTTTTGTCAATTTCGTTTTTAATATTGATTTTCCGAAATGAAATACCAAAGATGAAGTACTTGTCTTTGACCTTTGTTTGTTTCATGTAGCTGTCATACCTGTCATTTATGTTAGATGTTGTTTTGGTTGGCTAGTATTTCTCAGTAAAAAATTAAAGTGATAAGTTATAAATATGAGTCCTCCCTCACTAAAAATTTGACTAGGTGCATAGCCATTTGAAGGAACTATTTAAAAGGATGAAAGGTTGATTGTTATTTTCAGTAAAATAGTTGTTTGAATTTTCTCCCAATGTTTATTTCCAGTGCCCACGAGCACCTCAAAACCATCGCCGAAGGCAGACATGTTGTTGTACGTCGACGATGCTGACTTCACATACGAGGACTTCGCGATGCGAGGACCTGTGTCAAAGATACCAACATTCAGAGCCCAGGTAAGGCGAACGGGTTAATCTTGGGctaatttgaaagaaattcaGTCAATTGAATAACTTTGCCTCTAATCCACCAAGAAACAAACTGCTCCATTAAAAAATGCTCATAGAGAACTTTCCAACGAATGGTCTTCCCAATGTCGTTGGATAATAGTTGAATTTTGCTACATGTGCCATTTCTCAGTTGGGCACTTGGGTATTGATTGTTGACGTCACAATGATGGTTGATGGATTGGTTCATTGATTGACTCAGTTCCAAATATTCACCTCGTAGTTCTTCGGTGTATCTCCTTAATATGGTACTTAATAAAACAATACGAGAATAGTCACTGACACCGGTGATAACCCAGTGATAATTATATCCCAAACACCCTATTGTTTTATCTAGGACTTATGTGTAATCCTTGACATTTGCTTTATAGAGAATTATCTGAATTTAGAGTGTATGACCAAGATACTCAAGACATGACCGTCAAGCCATAAAACTTGAAGAAATAAGCCAATTTGGAGTGTTATTATTATTGCACTAGGTTACTCTTAACCaccgagagaaaaaaaaaacatgtaaagaTATCATGTAATACGAGTTTGATATTTTATAATTCTGAGTCTAAACCTTTGTTTTCAGGATTATACCTGGGAAGATCATGGCTATTCTCTTGCCAACCGATTATACACAGACATTGGCACACTCATTGACGACAAGTTTAGAATAGCATACAATTTGACCTATTACACGTGAGTATAAatattgaaaaacatgatatgAAACTGAGATGTCTGTGAGTGGTGGCAATGTCTCCACGTTTAGCATTGTTAAGGTCTAACTCAAAATCCGTACATCATAGATTCTGTACCAGACACCAAGCAAAGATAATAATCTATTACCTGCTGACACCGACACATCATATTGCTTGTGATCTTGGACAACTCActttgatttcaatttcaattgccACATCCTCTGAGTCTGAATGAGACATAAAATCAAAATCTGTTGTACCTGGTGCGTGGGCCTGGTGCAActgaaagacaagtctcatatCTTTCCTTGTTTAGGTTTTCAAAAAGAGTATAGAATCGTGAGGCGGCAGGCCAAGCTGTTGCAATAAGATGAATAGTCACTTTAAAGTCCACCTGGACTGTCAGCCATGAGATACACTATTgtaaaatacagtggaacctcccttagcggacacctctctattaaggacaacctctctattaaggacacttgtattggtcccaaaatggtggtttccattaaatttgacctctctaatcaggacacctctctattaaggacagcacttgtcagtcccaagggtgacctttatagagaagttctactgtagttggacTATTGTAAAATAGTTGGACTATTGTTAAATAGTTGGACTATTGTAAAATAGTTGGACTATTGTAAAATAGTTGGACTATTGTAAAATCGTTGGACTATTGTAAAATATGTATCTTCTTGCTCTTCAGAATGGGTGATAATGTGGACGTGGATACTAGTGCTTTTCGTCGTGCCATCTGGAACTATATACATTGCATGTTCGGCATTCGCCATGATGATTACGATTACGGCgaagtgaacattctactggaGAGGAGTCTCAAGTCGTACATCAAGACGGTGACGTGCTACCCTGAACAAACAACCAAGAAAGATTACGACAGCTTCATGTTGGAGTTCAAGGATTCAGAAAAGGTAACGTTTTAGGGCAAACTGTTGAAATTGAAGTGTTGCATCATGACCCTGACCTGGTGTATTTTCCGACACAAGTCCTTGAAATTAGTCCTGGAAACCTTTTACTTGCTCTACTGAACCTGATCTATGTGCTCATGTTTTTTCTCCAATGTCAAGTGAAGGGTACGGTACATTGCCCCACTTATTTAGAATTATTATGGAAGACAAAAAATCTTAAGGTATATATCATGCCTGTTCTAGATGTGCCAAAGAGTCCTTCTTTTATTTGTACGAAGGTAAACGACCTTTGCTTGTGGTTGGTCTGTCTCACAAGTCTGAGCGGAGACTTAGGGTACATTATCCTATAAACACAAGGTGTTTTGGGAATGAACTTTATCACtcacatcatatatcctccacaGAACTCTTTGACGTCTCTCGGAAAAAGTGCCCTCAACATGATTAAGCACTATCATTTCCTTGACAGAAAGAAAGTAGCCTCCTGGGTATTTAAGCCTGACTGCATACTGCATTGTTCCATATCATCATCTATTGACTTTGCTAAGCATTTTCTCTATATAATACAggcagtttgtttttttttataaacAGTTTGTCTGATGATAGTGTCAGAGAAACGTACCAAGTCACTTTTTGCTCCTCTTAACCCAAGGTAGAAGAATTCGTGCCTGTGGTTTACAGACTCAAAAATAAGGCTTGCTTGGAAATTAGTAGAAATTCTTTTGAGTTTATCTGTTATGACGTCTTTAAAAGTAAACTTCTTTTCCAGGTCCATGTGAATCTGATGCTTCTCGAGGCAAGGTTACAAGCAGAGCTGTTGTACGCACTACGAGCAATCACACGCTATATGACCTGAGGGCTTCCAAGTGTAACACTGGTTTTCCTTGCTCTAGAAAATTCCAGCTAAGTCAGAAAACTTTGGCGGTGATGTTTACCACTTCTTGAGAGGTGGCGTCCCGCGCTTGTTTTCAATGGTGCTTCTGCGTGTCAGGCGTAGATAATATGGACTTTTGTGTTTCCTGTGATACTAATTGAAGAAGAACTATTCAGCTATTTCTTCTAAAACACAAGTGGACGTCGCCGATGACGTGGACTAAGTTACCAAGCGTTACGACACGACGTCTGCCCAAGTCCATATTGGccattctgattggtcgcaaGATGTGATATTTACACCCAGTGAGATGTTTGCAGATTGAACGATTTTGGAATGGCGGACTTTGGATTGGTTGTAAGGATTGTCAGTTTGAAACACGAGTTTGGAACTTCGGAGTCGATTTTGATTGAGAGAATTATTGGATCGAAACAGAACTGCCACGTTCTGTGCTAAACTGGTGAAAAAACTCTTTGCAGAGGCCTTTTGTACCTTTGATGCCAACTTGTCAACAAATGGCGCCCGTTATTCTTTCATATTTAAAAAACTTTGTGATTTTCTCGCCCAAAAGGGCCTTTGAATGCACATGAAAGTTTTTTACCCTTTTCGATGAAAACATTGTACGAGATTCAATGCAGTAGTTTGGCAGTTGGAACTGGTTCACCAATACAAAGAACTTGGCTTCATACTTGAGCCATTTAGGTCAGACTGATACCCGATCTGTTGCCCTAAAAATGTTTATAATGGGATCTATAtataagtttgtttttttttgacaAAAGAAATATCTTTTTCAGCAACAGTTTTATCAAACTATAACATGTACAAGTGCGGGAAACTGGAAAACATGTCCGCCTTTTTTACTTTCgcaatttgcaaaaaaatcagaaaaaaatacaatttttacaaTTTCTTATTTGGCGGATTACAAAATTTCCTTCAGTTTCAGCCCAAGTCAAAAAGTATTTTAATTGTTGCAATAGTCTGTTGTATGCggaatttgcaaaagtaaaaacaTCTGCGAGAATTGACAGTattctttgttttttttggtATAAACTCCTTCTAAGAATAGATTTACGCCAGTTTTTTGTCTTCTAAAGTCCTGAAACTGAACTGACCTTTTCCTTTTTCCTTCGGAAACAAAACAATTTCAGAACTTCTGAAGTATTGAAAGACATTAGTCACTTGTGATCTGATCATGGTGAGGTTTGCTTGAGATATTCTAAAGCTTGGTGTACCAAACTTTATTGTGAAATATTCCATTTTTGATAAACGTATCATCCTTTAAGAACTGGAGTGTTGTACAAGAACTCAATTCTTCGTGTAGGACCTGGGGGTCCTGTTGGCATTTTCATTGGCAACTTGGTGAAATGATGTATTTGAAATGTGAGAAGTGATGCTGACATTGGTTGTCACTTTCATAACTTTTTACATCCTGTGTTTTTTGATGATGGTGACAGCTCCTGTTCTTAAGTCATATGATGTAGGCTGCCTCCTCAACTGCTAATCTGTTATTAAATAGCTTGTATCCTGCGCACAGTCCCTCCAACTATTAAACGTCTGtttctcaaataaattttcTTACACCCAATTCTATCTGAGTTCCCTTAAAACACTTCTTAGTTTATAGTGATTTGACTGCATTTCATTTTACCATCCTGTGCCATTTGTGTAACAATAGAAGGAACTTGCAATACAAGATATGATTCTCGAATTTGAAAAGAATATTCAGTTTGCCAAAATATTGAACAGGATGTTAGCTGTAACTTCTTTTTTAATGTGAAATTGTCTTTCAAAATCCAAAACTGATTCTTGCAAAGTGTGCAACGTACATGTTTACAACTACATGTCATGGtttaattttcattcaatgCCATATCATTATTGATCATAATCTTATGATAATTTTTTAGTATGATACATTTGTTCTGTTTGATCAGTTCAAATTCACTCCTGCTTTTGCCTAGATATAAAAAACAACTATCTGCACATTGTAATAATGGGTGTCAAAACTTCATGTGTACCAATGTAAATAGTCTAGTAATTTAAGCTCGTGTCCACGTATACTATTTATATCACTCAGTAAATATATGTAGAATCGCTTGAATATGGTAGAGTAAAATATTACTAAATAAGGTATATGTCCCGTCGAATTTCCCGATATATTGAAATGATTCTGTGATCAGCAGTTGAGGAGATGAGTCTTGGTACCTATCTGAAACGTGGTATTTTGCATATCAAAAACGTGATGCTATACACTGGTGGAAATCTTTCCCTTGTATGCACAGGACATGACTATAAATGCTGGATCTTGACAGCGGTGGGTTTTGTGACCATACACGGCGGGAGGCTTGTGGGTTTATAGCTCACCTGTGGGGAGATCATGGTGTCCGTCATCCGATTTACCATCTCTTTGCAGTGAAAcccatttttgcagattttggttTCTGTACCTTTGAAAcccatttttgcagattttggttTTCTGTACCTTTGAAAcccatttttgcagattttggttTTCTGTACCTTTGAAAcccatttttgcagattttggttTTCTGTACCTTTGCATGCCTTGGCATATTTGGGTTAAGATTTCCATGCAGTTTGTGATCTGTTTATCAGGCTCGGTTAGACCTTCCATACCAGTATGTTCATATACAGTATACCATTGTTTCTATGTAGTTGTCACTCTATGCACCCAATAAAATGAGTGATAGTTCCACGCATTTAATAAAAATAGTGAATTATCTTGTCGAATTGTTGtaatacataatgtacatgtacatgtaggtgcgtTTAGCAAAACTGTAAGGATGCTAAAAGCCTGGAGTGAACGTAGGAATGGAATTTTGGCATCAGATTTGATGTCTACTGTtggcaatttgaaaatgttcagtcGCACAACTTCATACCTAAGTATAATCTGGAGTTGGAAACCCGGTTGCTGTGGATAATTGAGCCGGTGATCGATTGTGTTAAGCAGGGTATTTTAATGGACGTGAGGTACTGGTGCTTACCATTTGGCAGGGCGCTGGCTTTGAAGTGCCAAGGTTCTCCTTGGCAGACTTCTTCAACATTTATGAATTGCTAGGCATGATAACTAAGTTCAGGATCATAGCCGTTTTGTTTTGTTGCTAGATTTTTGTGAAAATCTTGTGTCAAAACAAGATGGCCACCTTCATGCCAGTACCTCATTGAGGTTGGGTGTGGTTTTCCAAAACAAACAAGAAATCGGACGTTAATTAACTTCGACAAAgttgatatttgttttgaaaaacttgtCCCTGAGAGAATGCATTACCGGTGTGTGAAAGTTTTATTGATTAATGCATAGCCTGTTTTAAAGGCATTGGATAAGTTTCGATGGGGATGGATTTGATATTGACGACACCACTGGACACTGAACTCGAATTGAAAGGAAAACAGAATGGTTGGACATTGCTCTGGTATCGTTTTGGTATGTCGTAAAAGTAAATTGCATTTACAAGGAAATGTACACTGAGGAAGCAtagaatgaaaccagtataatccTGGGAAACAATTAATTTTCCGTAAGGATACAAGAGGTTTTGTAAAAGGGTCAGACATCTTTATATATTGATAGTCTTTTGTATTTGGTGCAGAGTCTTGATTTTACCCTTCAAAATCATGACAATTTCTGAATTAAGAGAGTTATTTCGGTCCATTCTACTTCTTTCCCGGCATTTGAGTCGCTGATTTACACAAGCTTCGAACATTTGAGCGCACGATCAAACTTTAAACTGATATCTCAATTTCGTTATCTGAATATACAACAGTGCCATGCATCCCGAAGATCTCTCATTCTCAACTCCTCTGTATATTTCCTTGGAAACTTTCTTGAACTAGGCCTGCTGGGGTGCTATGAAGAAGACTGCAGTGAGAAAATAGTTGGAAATTTCACAGAATTCTCATGTCTTTCTTCAACAATGGTTGGAGAAAAAGATGATTTTctgatgaattttcaaactaTGTCTAGTTCCTTTAGCCACATATATTTTCGTCCTGTTTGCATTTCGCTACGAGAGACATATCTTCAGGCTTTCGGTCCATCCGCTGCTTCTCTGTAACTTGACACTTCCAAGATGTAAATGTATGAAtgtttcttcctaaaaagaTGTAAGTATGTTTTTTCACCGCAAGCCAGAACCAAACAAGTACTCTTGCCATTTGAAATGACCCAAACTAGGAAATCTTTGATGCGCTATCCATGAAAGTGTAAACTCGCCTTCGAATCATGCATGGGTGTCGGCATCAATTATTTCCTTTGTGGTATGTGCCTCGAACTGTTGGATAACTCGTGTTCAGGACGAGTAAGGCAGTATATTGCCACTATTTTAAGATTGTGGTCGAGGTCATTCAAATGGTACAGGATggccagcaggtttttctggccTAAACACAACTTGTTGATTTCACTGTTTTCTAGTGTCGCTTTTGATAACTACAGTACTATCTTGATAGTATGAATAATACATTCGATTGTACACATAACTTGTGCTTAACGTTCGAGGCCAAAGGCTTTCCATGTCTGACTAGATGTTGCTCACGTGTGTAGGCCACCATCTGATTTGTCGCTGTTATTTGAGCTACTTTTTAAGACATCGCAACTTTGCTATGAGATTATCTGGTGGAAAAAGGTCAAGACAGGCTCAGAATGAGATgctttataatatcaaattattGATAATTTCTTTGGGAAAACGAAAGTGGAAATATCCACTTTTGATATGATTAGAAGTATCACGAGCTGGAAAGTCTGTGAAATTTCCCAGTTGCACAATGTGTCAAAGTCACATTTGCGCTGGCGTCAGGTTGTCGATAATGAATACGTCGCACCCAAGACTTTAGACTTTAATCAGAATTGGGACTTGATTCTCAGATAACGATGCAGAAATGAGATTTGTGTGAATTGAAGAGGGTCGAACAAAATTCTGGGGCCTGTTTTGGCTTTTGGATGAGACTAGTAGAAATAAAACCAAATGCGTGTGTGGTCTGATGGTAGTTCCAAAGTATTTGGCTCAGTTCATCAAATAGGTCATGTCAAGCGTTAACTGTGCTTACAGTATTTAAAATGATTCAAGTTCGAGAGTGTGTCatctgtacatcaatgcacattgTGCACATATCTGATGCACATTGTGCCATATCTGATGCACAGTGTCATGCATGCAGCTGATGCACACTGCACCATATCTTATGCATGCAGTGTCATGCGTGTAGTTGATGCACACTGCACCATATCTTATGCATACAGTGCTCTATATGGTGATGCACTGTCATCTACCATCATGTTAACTTGCTGTTTGGTCTAACCGCCAGACCACAGAGTGCCAAGCCGAGAATGTGTTGCATCTCAAGTTTCCAGGAGTCCATGTTGTACACATTTCTCCGGTAGACTTCAGACGAAACAAAGCCTACGCATGTCTTTTAAAGATCCGTCTTGCCAATGCCAACATTTGTACGGTGTTTTGTGAATGCATGTAAGAAGCCAAATTATCATAGTTTTGGTTTAGTCTGCAGCAATTTTGTATGGAATGGCTATTGTAAGCGTTATAATATGCCAGTAAGttttgtatttttgttttttttgacAAAGTCTTTTGCGTATGATTTATTACAGAATGTTGAAGCAGTGTTGATACATTATTTTTAAGTGAAACTGGTACCACCCTCTGGTACAGAGCTACTGTTACTGATGCTAATAGAACTGTGTTATGCACGAATTATATATAAGATATAATCTTTGGTGCCTGGTATAATAGTTTATAGTGCCTCTCTGTAATATGTTGAGTTGAGGAGCATAGCTGTCTGTGTTTTAGTGCATCAGCCACATTCTCTGTAAAGATCATAGGTCAGTATTCCTTGACTCGATGTTTAAAAGTCAGTTATGATTCAGTGGTAGCTAGTCTCCAACTGATCCAGAATTTTTTTGTCTCCGCAGAGATTTGATGATGCCTATGCGAGTTAGGCGCGTCTGAATTCATGGAATTGGCAACCAACTTCTGATTGCAACGTAATGTCTTTCCTCATGTCTGTTAATCCATCGTTATGGAAAACGTCTAATCGTATAACATGCGTCAAGAAAGGGAGGTCAAAATTGGGATCTTCCGCTGAATCTTATCTGCTGTCTTTGAAAGATTGAATACCGTTACACTCCAAAATCATCAAACAAACTAGattaaatcaaattttaaaaGTTAAATGAGTTTGAGAACTGTTTACTTCTTTGAGCCTGGTGACACTTGTGATTGCATTGATCCTTATCTGAAGTTCttatcatatttttgttgatcaaATAACTACCAAGTTTAATAAGTTTGGTCAGAAAAATTGCCCCATAATATCAAGTTTTGCCCAATCGGAAGGCTCAGTTGAAAAGCTTCCTTGTTCTAAGAAaccaattttgaaatgaaaagaacCGGATTTGAGATAAAGCTGCCAACAATTGATTTGTAAGTGTGTTCATTATCTCAAATTGTTTTGTGTACAGTGGGCTGTCTGATTCTGAATGGTGGAATCCCAGAGATAAAAAAAGGCATTTGTTCATTCCTAGGTAAGGTGAAATAGGACGCCTTCTGAGCAACAATACAAATACTGGATTGATGAAGAATGTCCATGTTTTACGGTTCAATTTGACTTAGGTCCTGAAGTCTTCAGCAACAATGATAGGTACATTTAGGtcaaataatcattttataGTGTCACTGGGCCTAAAGAAACAGAAATAGTTAAATTCGTTTTCGACAGCTCGTCAAAGTATTCCtccctacatgtagctttcgTCCATGCCAAAATGTGACAGCAGTGTATAGCTCTCACGTTGGATTGTAATTTATTTGTTGGTATTTTTCTAACCGTTTCTGCAAGGTCGTATATAAGATGATGTGTTGCTTGTAAATAGATTCTTTGTCACTTTGTGTAGGTCGGCACAGTTGCTGCTTCTCAGTTGTGGTGTATAGCTTGCCTGCTGAACGAGAGATGAGCC encodes the following:
- the LOC135488427 gene encoding sestrin-1-like isoform X1 yields the protein MLVENPLLMADEDQQPFRDEESLRFFFGLSSRDVATRSQALDVITQTFEHWLDGYGSPTREHSLSDNCNDLPNKDIKKGQSLVVEQLPELLRLSLTCPFSDVRERCSSLLIRFEERGIRLPRTVKTEPTSFVPESEVQPVDCDDEETQSLFVDAFLQNNRLEHMVQVMGYHPEYLDCFLRTQHYMLRGDGPLPYEYRHYIAILAAARHQCSYLVKLHTTEFLLQGGDPQWLKGLDNIPQKLKDLNEVNKLLAHRPWLINKTHIEKLTRGSDNWSMSEVMHALVLLAHFHALSSFIYGSGINAEIDHENGHTFDPADKDDMIDEIEPQQEANHENQLECHQSGHGSVFNSNSASPNSFQDNGGGMIDTILMRMKKLTEEEPAETTQEEMLKRFEKVEHQSAQLPTSTSKPSPKADMLLYVDDADFTYEDFAMRGPVSKIPTFRAQDYTWEDHGYSLANRLYTDIGTLIDDKFRIAYNLTYYTMGDNVDVDTSAFRRAIWNYIHCMFGIRHDDYDYGEVNILLERSLKSYIKTVTCYPEQTTKKDYDSFMLEFKDSEKVHVNLMLLEARLQAELLYALRAITRYMT
- the LOC135488427 gene encoding sestrin-1-like isoform X2 gives rise to the protein MHGIQRGVRSCLKTINELFGVQPVDCDDEETQSLFVDAFLQNNRLEHMVQVMGYHPEYLDCFLRTQHYMLRGDGPLPYEYRHYIAILAAARHQCSYLVKLHTTEFLLQGGDPQWLKGLDNIPQKLKDLNEVNKLLAHRPWLINKTHIEKLTRGSDNWSMSEVMHALVLLAHFHALSSFIYGSGINAEIDHENGHTFDPADKDDMIDEIEPQQEANHENQLECHQSGHGSVFNSNSASPNSFQDNGGGMIDTILMRMKKLTEEEPAETTQEEMLKRFEKVEHQSAQLPTSTSKPSPKADMLLYVDDADFTYEDFAMRGPVSKIPTFRAQDYTWEDHGYSLANRLYTDIGTLIDDKFRIAYNLTYYTMGDNVDVDTSAFRRAIWNYIHCMFGIRHDDYDYGEVNILLERSLKSYIKTVTCYPEQTTKKDYDSFMLEFKDSEKVHVNLMLLEARLQAELLYALRAITRYMT